ATCCCCTCCGTCTCGCCGAGCGATCCGCTGCCGACCAGCGGCGCGACCGCGTTCGCGACGTTCGAGGCCCCCGCGGCGAAGGCCATATAACAGCCGATCCCAACGACGACGACCGTCCCGAACACCTCCCGGGACGTCGTCTCCTCGCCCAGCCGCGGTCGCGGAAGCGCCCCGGTGCGATCGAGGACGAACAGCGATCCTCCGGACTGGTCAATCGCGAACCGCTCTACGAGCGTCGGATAGAGATACCGCCCGATGACGCCGCTGACCCAGAAGGCGACGACCGGCGCGACCAGCCACCAGGCCACGATCTGCCCCATCGTGCTCCACTTGAGGGTGTGTTCGGCCAGTCCGAGCCCGGCGATCGCGCCGACGGCCGTCATCGACGTCGAGGCGGGTACGCCCGCGACGTTCGACAGAAAGAGCGCAAAGCCGACGAAAAACAACACGACAATGCTCACGACCATCGTGAACTCGGTCGTGACGATGTCCGATCCAAGGGTGTCGACGACCTCTCGGCCAACGGTCAGCCCGCCGGCCAGCGCGAACACCGTCATGAGCGCCGCCGCGCCGAGTTTCGAGATCGTCCCCGCCCCGACCGCCGGCCCGAACGCTACGCCCGTCGAGGACCCGCCGATGTTGAAGCCGACGAAGGCGGCGACGAGGATGCCGACTGCGAACAGTACCCCGTCCATCGTATGCGATGACAGGGCAACCGGCGGCTAAACTGTGACGCATCGATCTGAGAAGTGCTAATCGACACAATGCGCGACTGCGAGCGGACCGACCTGACGTATCAGATTCACAGACAGGGCAGTTAATACCGCGCCGTACATAATGATTAATCGTAACGGATAAAGTAACGCTCAGTGAAAGCCAGTCGGTCCTCAGCGAACTCACATACCCGGTTGATCGGACTGTCGCAGCGGACGAGTTCGCCGAAGTCACCTTGCAACTGGCCGACGGAGAGAGGAACCTCGGCGAATTGATCTCACAGACGACCAGCGAGACGTTCGACACCCCCCGTGACCTCGAAACCGAACTCCACAACGTCCTGCCACGCGAGGCAGTCGGGGAACCGTTCCAATCCGAAGGTGAAGGATAACAATCTAGTCGAGCTTGGATTCGCTGCTCGCGGCAAAAGTACGCCAGGACTGGGATTTGAACCCAGAATCCCGAAAGGGAACACGCTTTCCAGGCGTGCGCCTTACCGTTCGGCCATCCTGGCTCGTTCGAATCGTGAGTCTCCCGTCGATTAAGGGCTTTCGTTATCCGGCGACTGATTGGATACTCGCGGGCCGCCGCTCCGCCACACGCGAGTCGTTCCCAACCCCCTGTCTTCGGATCGAAACCAACCTACGTATTGCGATTACGGCCCGTTCCGTTCACTTTCACTCCGGGGCTAGATACGAACGCGGCGCCGGAGCGCGCTCGACACGAAACGAGGGTCGGGACGGAAACCAGTGATACCGGCGCTACTCGGCCATCAGGCCGCCTTCCTCGACGCGCATGACCGCCTCGCCGTCCGGCAGGTTCGGCGCGTCGACCAGCTTGACGATCCGCTTGTTGTTCTTCGACTTCCGGAGGTACATCCGGAACGTCGAGGTGTGGCCGAGGATGTTGCCACCGATCGGCTGGGTCGGATCGCCGAAGAACGAATCGGGATTGGAAGCGACCTGATTGGTGACGACGACGGCGGTGTTGTTGAGGTCGCCGACCCGCATCAGGTCGTGCAGGTGCTTGTTGAGTTTCTGCTGGCGCTCGGCGAGTTCGCCACGACCGACGTACTCCGCGCGGAAGTGGGCTGTCAGTGAGTCGACCGCGAGCAGCCGGACCGGGAACTCGTCGTCCTGGGACTCGCTGGCGATCTCCTGGGCCTTCTCGGCCAGCAGGATCTGGTGGTTGGAGTTGAACGCCTTCGCGACGTGGATCTTGTCGAGCATCGACTCGACGAGTTCCTCAACGAGCGCTTCGTCACCGGCGTCAGCGTCGTCCGCCTCCTCGACGATCCCGTGCAGGACCATCGTCGCCTCGATGGTCTCGTCATCGAGCCCGTTGACCATCTGCTCGATCCGCTCGGGTCGGAACGTGTCCTCGCTGTCGATGAAGATCGCGCTGCCCTCCAGTCCGCCGTGTTCGGCCGGCAACTGGACGGTTACAGCCAGCTGGTGGGTCACCTGGGACTTGCCGGCCCCGAACTCGCCGTAGACTTCGGTGATCGACTGGGTCTCGACGCCGCCGCCAAGCAACTCGTCGACCTCCTCGACGCCCCAGGAGAGCTTGCCGATCTGCTCGCGCCGCTCGAGGACCGTCGCACCGCTCTCGAACCCGCCGATGTCGGCGGCCTCGCGGGCGGCCTGAATGATGTCCGCCGCCGACGATTCGCCGACGTCGGCCGTGTTCGACAACTCGCCCGGCGAAGCGACTGCGATCCCCTGGTAGGACTCGTATCCGTTCTCGCGCAACTTTTCGGCTGTCGCCGGGCCGACGCCCGGCAGGTCTTCGAGGTCTTCGGTCGCTGCCATACCCCTCGCTTGTATCGGATGGGTCATAAACCCTCGTTAACAGCAGACTGAAAGTGAAAGCGCATGACGTAAGTCCCACGGTTCGTGCTCGAATCGCCGGGTTTAGGTGAGAAGGCGACGGGACGAGACCGTCACTCCCAGGGGTGTCCGTCGTCTTCGGGCCAGAGCGGATACCAGTAGGCTTCGTCGGCTTCGAGGTCGAGTTCGCCGTCGAGCACGCTCTGGAGTTTGAACTCGGCGCTCGAATCGCGCTCGCGCTTGCCGGGCAGCGGCGCGAACGGATAGTATGCCCCCCGGCGGAACGAGTACACCCAGTAGACAGAGCGGTCCTCGGTGGGGTGCTCGAAGGCGAACAGCGCCGCGAGCAGCCGCGAGCCGTACCCCTGTTCGATGAGTTCGTCGGCGGCGAAGTGGATGCTCGTCACCAGGTCCTCGAAGGTATCGTCTTCGAGGACGACCCAGTGGTAGCCGTGGCCGTCCTCGACGAACTCGGCGGTCGTGCCCGTCTCGGCCTCGCCGGCCCGCAGAATCGCCTCGACGTTCTCCAGCGCGTCGGTGAAGTCCGTGCTGTCGACGGCGGCGAAACACAGCGCGGCGTCGCCGGTCGGCGCGTAGTCCAGATCGGCCTCCATTGTCACGTACGCGGTACTCATCCCCCAGAGGTCGTCGGGATCGGCGTCCCGGGTCGCGTCGGCCTCGGCCTTGAGCCCGAGCGCCTGCTTGAGCCCGTCGAACAGTCCCATGGCTGTCGGTTCGGCCGTGTGCTATATACATTCGACGGGTGACCTACAGTTCGAACGCAAGCCTGTCCCCGGCTTCGACGCCCCGGTCTGCCGTCCACCCGTAGGCGACTTCGAGGACGTACTGTCCGCGACCCGGATACCGCTGGTCGTTCCCGTCTTCGTCGGGGGCCGGCACAGGCGCGTGACGGATCGCTGTGATCGTCTTCTCGCTGTCGGCGTAGACGATGTCGATCCCGAAATCCATCCGCCGCATGACGAACGAGCGATCCGCGACGCCGTCGAAAACGAACAGCATGCCGCGGTCGACCGGCAGCGTTTCCGTCCCGCTGAGACCCCGATATCGAAGCTCCGGGGTGTCCGCGATCGCTGCCGTCACCTCCCCGAGCGACTCCCGGTCCGGTGTCAGCGCACGAACCGTCGTGGTCTCGTAGCCTCGGTGAACGCTCGAGGCGGTCGCCGGACCGGACGTGCCGGCGCTCGTCGATCGGTTCGCCGTCGATTCCGCGTCCGTCCGTTCGGACTCACGACTGGCACAGCCTGCCAGCACCGCGACGCCGGCCCCGACCCCTCGAAGATACGTCCGGCGGTCCATGGGTCGGGTTCGACCGCCACCGTCAAGACAGCGGCGGTCGCTCTATCACGCATGGAGTTCACGCCGGACGAACTCGCCGGGATCGTCGACCTGTTCGGCGCGCTTGACCGGTCGGCGCTCCAGCGGGCCTGCGTCGAACTCGCCTACAAGCGCGGCGCGGACCGCGAGCCTGCGGGTTTCGACGACGCCATCGACGCGGCTGTCGCCGACTACCACCTGCTGGTCCTGGACGACGAGTTGCTGGTACCGGGACCGATCGCGTTCCCCGAATTGCCCGAGGGCGCGACCGACCTCCCGCACATCCTCGATGTCGAGTCACGGACGATCGATCGCGACCGGCTGGCCGAGGCCGCTCAGCGGCGGTTTCGAGCTGACGCCGCGGCGGCCGTCGAGGCCGGCGACCGCGAGCGCATCGAACACCTGCTCGACGTCAGTTACGAACTCGAGGTCTGGGCACCGGTCGAACTCGCGCAGGCGCGACGCCGACTAGACGACGCGCTCGGGGAGTGACCTTGCCGGACGAATTATTAGTGCTCGCGTCCGAGTACCGGTATGGACCTGGGGCCGATCCGCGAGTACGATCCTGCCGACCTCGACGGGGACGCCCGAGAGGCGTCGGTGTTGCTCCCGATCGTCGATCGGCCAACGGGCCCGCACTTGCTGTTCACCAAACGCGCCGACCACCTCGAGAATCATCCCGGACAGATGAGCTTTCCCGGCGGCCGCCGCGAACCCGAAGACGACGACAGGGTCGAGACCGCGCTCCGGGAGGCCAGAGAGGAGATCGGGCTCCGGCCGATCGAAGCACGACTGCACGGCCGTCTGGACGACCTCGAAACCGTCTCGGCGTACGTCGTCCGACCCTACGTCGGGACGATCCCCGACCGGTCGTACACGCCAAACGACGGCGAGGTGGCCGAGATCACGGTCCTGCCACTCTCGGGCATCCTCGACTCCGACAACCACGAGAGCGAGTGTCGCGATCACCCACAGTACGGGGAGATCCAGCTGCACTACTTCACCGTCGACGGCTACACCGTCTGGGGGGCGACGGCCGACATCCTCGTGCAGTTTCTTGAACTCGCGACTGACTGGCGTGCCCCCGCCGAACCCGACTGTGCGGCAAGCCACGAGACCGATCTCACGACGTGATTCGGTTCACGCTTCGTCTTCTGTGTCGCTGTCCGGGGACTCCGCTTCGTCGGCTTTCGGCACCTCGACCCGAAGCGTCCCGTTGTCGTGCAGCGTCGCGGTCGCGCCCTCGGCCTCGATCGCCGCGTCGTCCGGGAGCGTCACGGTCCCGTCCAGCGACAGCCCGCGACCGGGCAGCACCATCTCGAAGTGCTCGTAGACCTCCCGGAACCGGTCGACCCGCACGTCGATCGTCCGACCGCTCAGTCGGACCTGCACGTCGCTGCTGGTCGCACCCGGCGCGTCGAACACGGCCAGATACGCGTCGTCGCTCTCAAGCAGATCCACCGGGAGCGGCGTCCGTTCCTGTGCCTGTCCCATCGCCCGGCCGACGTTCTCGAGCACGGCGTTGCTGATCGTCTTCCCCACGTCTCGAATCGAGGTCATACGTCTCCTTGGGACGGTAGCGTCTTAGGGGTTATGTCCTCGGCAGAACGACAGGACTGTTCGGGGCCCGGCAGTTCGAGAGTCGCGTAGCGATCTGCGGACTTCGCCCGTGAAGCCGACCTCGGTCAGTATGACTGTATACGTCATGCAAGCAAGCCGACTTCCCTGGAGTGGAACCGGATTTGAGTCAGCGCCCGGGACAGCAATCGAGAATTAATAAACCCTGTGCTGATATGAACGTTTAACTCCAATCTAGCGAAGATATTTTGAGCCAGGGGTGGTTTCGGGTGAGTAACTACAATGCCCACCGAGGAGCTACCCGAGCGGGCACCCGGCAAATACGTCCCGTTCGGACAGCAGTCGTACTACCTTCCGGAAGAGCTGCCGCCGTCGCGTGAGATCGAACTCGGCCCGAAGTTTCACGAAACGCTCCAGGACGCGATCTACCAGCTCGGTCGACTGGAGGGAATCAGCGAAGAGACGGACGCGAGCCCCATCGTTTACACCTCTCTAGTGCGGCGTGAGGCCGTCGAGTCGGTACTCATCGAAGGTGCGGACCTCGAACTCGAAGACCTGTTTCGACCCTCGGACATCGATCGCGGTGAAACGACCAGAGACCTCCGCGAGGGGTTGAACTACGAGAAAGCAGTCAAAGAAGGGGCGAACCGCGTCACCGAAACCGGCGGGATATCTATCGAGTTGATCCATGGCCTCCACGAAACGATCATGGCGGGCGTCCGCGACGAGGGAGATGAAACCGGCAGATTCCGGTCACAGCCGGTACACATTCCGCCACCCGAGCCCCATCGCGCACCGTTCATCCCGCCCGCCCCTAGCCATGTTCCCGGGCTCATGGACAACCTCGTAACCTACATCAAGCAGGGCGGCCCCTACCACGATCTCGTTGACCTCGGAATCGTCCACTACCAGTTCGAGACGATCCACCCTTACGGCGACGGGAACGGTCGGATCGGTCGACTGCTAATCACGCTGCAACTTGTCCAGCAGGGGTACCTGAGCGATCCCTACCTCTATCCCAGCGCGTACTTCAACGAGCACAAAATCGAGTACGTCAAACTACTGCGGGCGGTGAGCGAAGACGGTGCCTGGGAGCAGTGGCTTCACTTTTTCGTTGACGGCATCCGCCAGCAGGCCGCCGACGCGGTGGCGAGGACCGACGAACTTCGCGGATTGCGCCAGGAGTACGACGCGCGGTACGGCCACGAGAAGACCGCAACCGACCGCCTCGCAATGCGCCTCTTCCAGTATCCCTATGTGACGACCAACGACGTGGAGGAACTGCTTGACGTGTCTCATCAGACGGCCCGGAACGCGATTACGGAGCTAGAGCAAGACGGTGTGCTTCAGGAGACAACTGGCAAGAAACGTTATCAGGAATTTAAAGCGGTGGACATCTTCGACATTCTGACGCGGTCGTTCGGGAACGAGTCGTGAGCGGCAGATTAGGTAAGGCTATTCACACTTCCCGTGTGTCACCGTCGGTCGGCGGCCAGTTCGTCAGCGAGCCCGGTGTATTCGGCGGGCGTCAGCGCTTTCAGTTCCTCGCGTACGGCTTCCGGGACGTCCATGTCCTCGAATCGCTCCCGGAAGTCCGCGAGCGAGACGCGCCGGCCGCGCGTGAGGTCTTTCACCCGCTCGTAGGCGTCGTCGTAGCCCTCCCGCCGGAGGATCGTCTGGACGGCCTCGCCGATCACCTCCGGGTTGGCCCGCAGGTCCTCGGCCATGACGTCCTCGTTCGGCGTGACCTTCCCCAGTCCGGTCTGGAGTTTGTCGTAGCCGATCAGACAGTGTGCCAGCGCCGCGCCGACGTTGCGCTTGACCGTCGAATCCGACAGGTCGCGCTGGAGCCGGGAGTGAGTGACGTAATCGCCCAGGAAGGTTAGATCGGAGTTGGCCTTCGAGAGGTTGCCTTCGCTGTTCTCGAAGTCGATCGGGTTGACCTTGTGCGGCATCGTCGAGGAGCCGGTCTCGCCCTCGCGGGTCTGCTGGCCGAGATACCGGTCGGAGATATACAGCCACATGTCCCGATCGAGGTCCAGCAGGACGTTGTTCGCCCCTCGAAGCGCGTCGAACAGCGCCTGGAGGTCGTCGCCGGGGTTGACCTGCGTCGTGAGCGGTTC
This window of the Halapricum desulfuricans genome carries:
- the radA gene encoding DNA repair and recombination protein RadA; this encodes MAATEDLEDLPGVGPATAEKLRENGYESYQGIAVASPGELSNTADVGESSAADIIQAAREAADIGGFESGATVLERREQIGKLSWGVEEVDELLGGGVETQSITEVYGEFGAGKSQVTHQLAVTVQLPAEHGGLEGSAIFIDSEDTFRPERIEQMVNGLDDETIEATMVLHGIVEEADDADAGDEALVEELVESMLDKIHVAKAFNSNHQILLAEKAQEIASESQDDEFPVRLLAVDSLTAHFRAEYVGRGELAERQQKLNKHLHDLMRVGDLNNTAVVVTNQVASNPDSFFGDPTQPIGGNILGHTSTFRMYLRKSKNNKRIVKLVDAPNLPDGEAVMRVEEGGLMAE
- a CDS encoding inorganic phosphate transporter produces the protein MDGVLFAVGILVAAFVGFNIGGSSTGVAFGPAVGAGTISKLGAAALMTVFALAGGLTVGREVVDTLGSDIVTTEFTMVVSIVVLFFVGFALFLSNVAGVPASTSMTAVGAIAGLGLAEHTLKWSTMGQIVAWWLVAPVVAFWVSGVIGRYLYPTLVERFAIDQSGGSLFVLDRTGALPRPRLGEETTSREVFGTVVVVGIGCYMAFAAGASNVANAVAPLVGSGSLGETEGILLAGGAIGLGAFTIARRTMDTVGNDLTDLPLLAAIVVAVVSSTVVTGLSAIGIPASFVVIATMSIVGLGWGRATRTVTLGETVYGETPDVSVGALTAADDAPTVGGETGTPTDVETRPIGEERSEEIPAADELFEPKTTARVVLMQNLVPSIATIAAFLVFRFVPIV
- a CDS encoding Hsp20/alpha crystallin family protein: MTSIRDVGKTISNAVLENVGRAMGQAQERTPLPVDLLESDDAYLAVFDAPGATSSDVQVRLSGRTIDVRVDRFREVYEHFEMVLPGRGLSLDGTVTLPDDAAIEAEGATATLHDNGTLRVEVPKADEAESPDSDTEDEA
- the pspAB gene encoding PspA-associated protein PspAB — its product is MGLFDGLKQALGLKAEADATRDADPDDLWGMSTAYVTMEADLDYAPTGDAALCFAAVDSTDFTDALENVEAILRAGEAETGTTAEFVEDGHGYHWVVLEDDTFEDLVTSIHFAADELIEQGYGSRLLAALFAFEHPTEDRSVYWVYSFRRGAYYPFAPLPGKRERDSSAEFKLQSVLDGELDLEADEAYWYPLWPEDDGHPWE
- a CDS encoding DUF7109 family protein, which encodes MEFTPDELAGIVDLFGALDRSALQRACVELAYKRGADREPAGFDDAIDAAVADYHLLVLDDELLVPGPIAFPELPEGATDLPHILDVESRTIDRDRLAEAAQRRFRADAAAAVEAGDRERIEHLLDVSYELEVWAPVELAQARRRLDDALGE
- a CDS encoding NUDIX hydrolase — translated: MDLGPIREYDPADLDGDAREASVLLPIVDRPTGPHLLFTKRADHLENHPGQMSFPGGRREPEDDDRVETALREAREEIGLRPIEARLHGRLDDLETVSAYVVRPYVGTIPDRSYTPNDGEVAEITVLPLSGILDSDNHESECRDHPQYGEIQLHYFTVDGYTVWGATADILVQFLELATDWRAPAEPDCAASHETDLTT
- a CDS encoding DUF5789 family protein; this encodes MVTDKVTLSESQSVLSELTYPVDRTVAADEFAEVTLQLADGERNLGELISQTTSETFDTPRDLETELHNVLPREAVGEPFQSEGEG
- a CDS encoding DUF192 domain-containing protein, which produces MDRRTYLRGVGAGVAVLAGCASRESERTDAESTANRSTSAGTSGPATASSVHRGYETTTVRALTPDRESLGEVTAAIADTPELRYRGLSGTETLPVDRGMLFVFDGVADRSFVMRRMDFGIDIVYADSEKTITAIRHAPVPAPDEDGNDQRYPGRGQYVLEVAYGWTADRGVEAGDRLAFEL
- a CDS encoding Fic family protein, translating into MPTEELPERAPGKYVPFGQQSYYLPEELPPSREIELGPKFHETLQDAIYQLGRLEGISEETDASPIVYTSLVRREAVESVLIEGADLELEDLFRPSDIDRGETTRDLREGLNYEKAVKEGANRVTETGGISIELIHGLHETIMAGVRDEGDETGRFRSQPVHIPPPEPHRAPFIPPAPSHVPGLMDNLVTYIKQGGPYHDLVDLGIVHYQFETIHPYGDGNGRIGRLLITLQLVQQGYLSDPYLYPSAYFNEHKIEYVKLLRAVSEDGAWEQWLHFFVDGIRQQAADAVARTDELRGLRQEYDARYGHEKTATDRLAMRLFQYPYVTTNDVEELLDVSHQTARNAITELEQDGVLQETTGKKRYQEFKAVDIFDILTRSFGNES